In the genome of Cetobacterium ceti, one region contains:
- a CDS encoding GNAT family N-acetyltransferase: MIKFIIPTLEYVPSYIEALKISEEEGFPDFIGNSKEIEKNPKEFIEKVNLLDSKDCIKVKDYLLPSKLFWLVNVDTKEFIGRVSIRYNVNNPYLEIFGGHIGYMVNKKFRKKGFGFMLLEFGIKIAREISLGEILITCNENNLGSKKIIEKAGGKLINSIYDNSEKINKLRYRIILNESAHNMWQDFLKTTDDLRIKKKDFSYICWSFGTEPDELLSLVLLNRKTACTSLYSKEYLNIINPGTYSIILNSSAKAICIVKTINIQIENKTPENTPIILEEFKLVYSN; the protein is encoded by the coding sequence ATGATTAAATTTATTATTCCAACATTGGAGTATGTCCCTTCATATATTGAAGCTTTAAAAATTTCTGAAGAGGAGGGATTTCCTGATTTTATAGGTAACAGTAAAGAAATTGAAAAAAATCCTAAAGAATTTATAGAAAAAGTTAATCTTCTTGATAGCAAAGATTGTATAAAAGTAAAAGATTATCTTCTTCCTAGTAAACTTTTTTGGCTAGTTAATGTAGATACAAAGGAATTTATTGGAAGAGTTTCTATTCGTTACAATGTAAATAATCCCTACTTAGAAATTTTCGGTGGCCATATTGGCTATATGGTAAATAAGAAATTCCGGAAAAAAGGATTTGGATTTATGCTTTTGGAATTTGGAATCAAAATTGCTAGAGAAATTTCTCTTGGAGAAATTTTAATAACTTGTAATGAAAATAATTTAGGTTCTAAAAAAATTATTGAAAAAGCTGGGGGTAAATTAATAAATTCCATTTACGATAACAGTGAAAAAATTAACAAACTTAGATATAGAATTATTTTAAATGAATCTGCTCACAACATGTGGCAAGATTTTTTAAAAACCACAGATGATTTAAGAATTAAGAAAAAAGATTTTTCATATATTTGTTGGTCCTTTGGAACAGAACCAGATGAACTTCTTTCCCTTGTTCTACTTAATAGAAAAACAGCTTGCACCAGTTTATATTCAAAAGAATATTTAAATATTATCAATCCTGGAACTTATAGTATTATTTTAAACTCCTCAGCAAAAGCTATATGTATAGTAAAAACTATAAATATTCAAATAGAAAATAAAACTCCTGAAAATACTCCTATTATTTTAGAGGAATTCAAATTAGTTTATTCCAATTAA
- a CDS encoding glutathione ABC transporter substrate-binding protein, with translation MKIFFKVLSLFLLFVSLAFGKSKDITVAVNANFISLDPHNLSDTLSGTAVSTMYEGLFSYREDMTLEPILAKDYKISEDGLTYTINLKEGIKFQDGTPMNGEAVKYNFDRVMDEKNNLRRRRNFVAVDKVEVVNDNTIKVILKHPFAPMLNRIASLKIISPKALREYGPQGIITNPVGTGPYEYVNWTQGDKLVIKRNEKYWGEKPKVDTITFRPVMENGARIAMLQTGEADFIYPMPTEQVKRVKNTKDIEVMKGFSTITRYVTLNTNKDIFANKKVRQAINYAVNKKAYGAVVKSGYLVPLTSPVPKALEYHVDLKDYNYDLKKAKELMKEAGYENGFKATIWGSNNTEDMKGMQFIHQQLAQIGIDVKVMPMEEGTLSNSIYNVQKPEDATINMWYVNWSSFDIDGATKNLFHSKFAPPVSANTAYYNNPLVDQLLEEGAKEVDSKKRGEIYKKLQETIWDDAPWIFLGSDELLSAKRVTTKGVFVMADGSINFRKADTSK, from the coding sequence ATGAAAATTTTTTTTAAGGTTTTAAGCTTATTTTTACTTTTTGTTTCACTTGCTTTTGGGAAAAGTAAGGATATAACCGTTGCTGTAAATGCCAACTTTATATCTTTAGACCCACACAACCTTTCGGACACACTTTCAGGAACTGCTGTTTCAACTATGTATGAGGGATTATTTTCCTATAGGGAAGATATGACCTTAGAACCTATTTTAGCAAAAGATTACAAAATATCAGAGGATGGACTAACTTACACAATTAATTTAAAAGAGGGAATAAAGTTTCAAGATGGAACTCCTATGAATGGAGAGGCTGTAAAATATAATTTTGATAGGGTTATGGATGAAAAAAATAATCTTAGAAGAAGAAGAAACTTTGTAGCTGTAGATAAGGTAGAAGTTGTAAATGATAATACTATTAAAGTTATTTTAAAACACCCATTTGCACCTATGTTAAATAGAATAGCATCTCTTAAAATAATAAGTCCAAAAGCTCTAAGAGAATATGGACCTCAAGGTATAATTACAAATCCTGTGGGGACAGGACCATATGAATATGTAAATTGGACTCAAGGGGATAAATTAGTTATAAAAAGAAATGAAAAATATTGGGGAGAAAAACCAAAAGTTGACACTATTACTTTTAGACCTGTTATGGAAAATGGAGCTAGAATTGCCATGCTACAAACAGGAGAAGCAGATTTTATATATCCAATGCCTACGGAACAGGTAAAAAGAGTTAAAAATACTAAAGATATTGAAGTTATGAAGGGATTCTCAACAATTACAAGATATGTAACTTTAAATACAAATAAAGATATATTTGCCAATAAGAAAGTAAGACAAGCTATTAATTATGCAGTGAATAAAAAAGCCTATGGAGCCGTTGTTAAATCTGGATATCTAGTTCCATTAACATCTCCTGTACCAAAGGCTTTAGAATATCATGTGGATTTAAAAGATTATAATTATGATTTGAAGAAAGCTAAGGAACTTATGAAGGAAGCTGGGTATGAAAATGGATTTAAGGCCACAATTTGGGGATCAAATAATACAGAGGATATGAAGGGAATGCAATTTATTCACCAACAATTGGCTCAAATAGGAATAGATGTGAAAGTTATGCCTATGGAAGAGGGAACTCTTTCAAACTCTATTTATAATGTACAAAAACCAGAGGATGCAACTATAAACATGTGGTATGTGAACTGGTCATCATTTGATATAGATGGAGCTACAAAGAATTTATTCCATAGTAAATTTGCTCCACCAGTTTCTGCAAATACAGCTTACTATAATAATCCTCTAGTGGATCAATTACTTGAAGAAGGAGCAAAGGAAGTAGATAGTAAAAAAAGAGGAGAGATTTACAAAAAGCTCCAAGAGACAATTTGGGATGATGCTCCGTGGATTTTCCTAGGATCAGATGAACTTCTTTCTGCCAAGAGAGTAACAACAAAGGGTGTATTTGTAATGGCAGATGGTTCAATTAACTTTAGAAAAGCGGACACAAGTAAATAG
- a CDS encoding ABC transporter permease has protein sequence MKGYIFKRLINTIPILIVVSILIFMFIHLIPGDPARLLAGQNATYDEIQLMREHLGLNKPLYIQYFNFIKDFVSGNLGNSIKTGLPIGDMIGPRFKPTFILAIFSIVWASIFGVGIGIISAVNRGKALDYIVMIGAISGISLPLFWLGLMLIEIFSVQLGWFPTGGVDSYKSYILPGITLGAGITSMIARYTRSSMSEILKEPYIRTSRAKGISEFWVIMKHTLRNSLIDVVTIVGLQFGFLLAGSVLVETVFSIPGLGRLLIDSILFRDYTVIQVILLIFTLQFIVVNLVVDVLYGVLNPKIRYD, from the coding sequence ATGAAGGGATATATTTTTAAAAGACTTATAAACACAATACCTATATTGATAGTTGTTTCCATTTTAATCTTTATGTTTATTCACTTGATTCCAGGGGACCCAGCTAGATTATTGGCAGGACAAAATGCAACCTATGATGAAATACAGCTTATGAGAGAACACCTAGGATTAAATAAACCTTTATATATACAATACTTTAATTTTATAAAAGATTTTGTAAGTGGAAATTTGGGAAATTCCATAAAAACAGGATTACCTATTGGTGATATGATTGGTCCAAGATTTAAGCCTACATTTATATTGGCAATTTTTTCCATAGTATGGGCTAGTATTTTTGGAGTTGGAATAGGAATTATATCAGCTGTAAATAGGGGGAAAGCTCTAGACTATATAGTTATGATTGGAGCCATATCTGGTATTTCTCTCCCTCTTTTCTGGTTGGGACTTATGCTCATTGAAATATTTTCAGTTCAGTTGGGATGGTTCCCCACTGGGGGAGTGGATTCCTATAAAAGCTATATTTTACCAGGAATAACATTAGGTGCTGGAATAACTTCAATGATAGCTAGATATACACGATCATCTATGAGTGAAATTTTAAAGGAACCATATATAAGAACATCAAGGGCTAAGGGGATAAGTGAGTTTTGGGTAATTATGAAACATACCCTAAGAAATTCTTTAATAGATGTTGTAACAATAGTTGGTCTTCAATTTGGATTTTTACTTGCAGGGTCAGTGTTAGTAGAAACTGTATTTTCTATTCCAGGACTTGGAAGACTTCTAATAGATTCTATTTTATTTAGAGATTATACGGTGATTCAAGTTATCTTACTAATATTTACACTACAATTTATAGTGGTGAATTTAGTTGTAGATGTTTTATATGGGGTTTTAAATCCTAAAATTAGATACGATTAA
- a CDS encoding ABC transporter permease subunit, which yields MEDKNRVKNPFGEFLENFIKRKVALISLGFIILLLGIAIFQPTPYDIEYANYENLLGAPSLKHWFGTDEYGRDLFSRVIVGTRLSLFVSLTSVSIGAFIGCILGLVAGYYGGKIESLIMRSCDVMFSFPGLLLAIGIVAIIGPGIINVIIAIAIYGIPSFTRIVRSSTIGLKKQLYIEACKSIGVSNMRILFIHIFPGTLPALIVTLTMRIGTAIISAASLSFLGFGASPTDPDWGAMLSAGRDYIGLAPHMLFYPGLMIFLTVLAFNLLGDGLRDALDPKLN from the coding sequence ATGGAGGATAAAAATAGGGTTAAAAATCCTTTTGGGGAATTTTTAGAAAATTTTATTAAAAGAAAGGTAGCTCTTATTTCCCTTGGATTTATTATTTTACTTTTGGGAATAGCAATATTTCAACCTACACCCTATGATATAGAGTATGCAAATTATGAAAATCTTTTGGGAGCTCCTAGTTTAAAACACTGGTTTGGAACTGATGAGTATGGAAGAGATCTATTTAGTAGGGTAATAGTGGGAACAAGACTTTCTCTTTTTGTATCTTTGACATCTGTTAGTATTGGAGCCTTCATAGGGTGTATTTTAGGACTTGTGGCAGGATATTATGGAGGAAAAATAGAAAGTTTAATAATGAGAAGTTGTGATGTTATGTTTTCCTTTCCAGGACTTCTTTTAGCCATAGGAATAGTTGCAATTATAGGGCCAGGAATTATAAATGTCATTATAGCCATAGCTATATATGGAATTCCATCCTTTACTAGAATAGTTAGAAGCTCTACTATTGGATTAAAAAAGCAACTATATATAGAGGCTTGTAAATCAATAGGAGTTAGTAATATGAGAATACTTTTTATACATATTTTCCCAGGAACACTACCAGCTCTTATAGTAACTCTTACTATGAGAATAGGAACTGCAATTATATCAGCTGCTTCTTTAAGCTTCCTAGGCTTTGGAGCAAGTCCTACTGACCCAGATTGGGGAGCTATGCTTTCAGCAGGTAGAGATTATATTGGGTTGGCTCCCCATATGTTATTTTACCCAGGACTTATGATTTTTTTAACTGTACTTGCTTTTAATTTACTAGGGGATGGTCTTCGTGATGCTCTAGATCCCAAACTAAACTAG
- a CDS encoding ABC transporter ATP-binding protein, with protein sequence MEDKLLEVKNLKTTFRKKNKELVAIENVSFEIKKGETLGLVGESGSGKSVTSMSIIRLLEENATIDGEVIFQGENILNFSKKEMKKIRGSKIATIFQDPMSSLNPILKIKDQLMECTRIHMNYSKKEAEEHALKMMRLVGIPSPEDVLNRYPHQLSGGMCQRVMIAMGMSCNPELLIADEPTTALDVTIQAQIMELLLELKEKQKMGILLITHDLGVIAETCERVIVMYGGRIMEKATVEELFKDPKHPYTKGLINSVPKLGSGMKTIPYIEGKVPDLNEMPKGCKFSPRCKDAKDICFQMEPDLIKLRSGREYRCHIKKGEI encoded by the coding sequence ATGGAAGATAAATTACTAGAAGTTAAAAACTTAAAAACAACATTTAGGAAAAAAAATAAAGAGTTAGTAGCCATAGAAAATGTTTCCTTTGAAATAAAAAAAGGAGAAACCTTAGGTTTAGTAGGAGAAAGTGGAAGTGGGAAATCTGTAACATCTATGTCTATAATAAGACTTTTAGAGGAAAATGCAACTATAGATGGAGAGGTTATTTTTCAAGGGGAAAATATTTTAAATTTTTCTAAAAAAGAGATGAAAAAAATAAGGGGAAGTAAAATAGCCACAATTTTCCAAGACCCAATGTCATCTTTAAATCCCATTTTGAAAATAAAAGATCAGCTTATGGAGTGTACAAGAATTCATATGAACTATAGTAAAAAAGAGGCTGAAGAACATGCTCTTAAAATGATGAGATTAGTAGGAATTCCTAGTCCTGAAGATGTATTAAATAGATACCCCCATCAGTTAAGTGGAGGTATGTGTCAAAGGGTTATGATTGCTATGGGAATGTCTTGTAATCCAGAACTTCTAATAGCTGATGAACCTACCACTGCTTTAGATGTAACTATTCAAGCTCAAATTATGGAACTTTTACTGGAACTAAAGGAAAAGCAAAAAATGGGGATACTTTTAATTACCCATGATTTAGGAGTAATTGCAGAAACTTGTGAAAGGGTAATTGTTATGTATGGGGGACGTATAATGGAAAAGGCCACAGTGGAAGAACTATTTAAGGACCCCAAGCATCCATATACAAAGGGACTTATAAACTCTGTTCCTAAACTTGGAAGTGGAATGAAAACCATACCATATATAGAGGGAAAGGTGCCAGATTTAAATGAAATGCCCAAAGGATGTAAATTTTCTCCAAGATGTAAAGATGCAAAGGATATTTGTTTTCAAATGGAACCAGATTTAATAAAGTTAAGAAGTGGAAGAGAGTATAGATGTCATATTAAAAAGGGGGAAATTTAA
- a CDS encoding ABC transporter ATP-binding protein: MEDILVKLENINKRFPLNKKSLNGEKKFVHAVNDVSLEIYKGETLSIVGESGCGKSTLGRVINKLLDVEEGKVIFQGEDITKYSPKEMLKFRKEMQVIFQDPYGSLNPRMKIKELIGEPLLVHSKLTKEEREKKVFELLDLVGLSKTHGERYPHEFSGGQRQRVGIARAISVSPSLIIADEPISALDVSIQAQVINIFKELQEKFNLTYFFISHDLSVVEVISDRVGVMYLGNLVEIGSKESIYSNPQHPYTKALLSAIPVPDVGKKRERIILKGDVPSPIDRPKGCPFSTRCSEVFEKCKKEMPKLKKYLKGDGEHRVACHLLGEE, encoded by the coding sequence ATGGAAGATATTTTAGTGAAACTAGAAAATATAAATAAAAGATTTCCCCTTAATAAAAAAAGTTTAAATGGAGAAAAAAAGTTTGTCCATGCGGTTAATGATGTATCTCTAGAGATATATAAGGGAGAAACTCTTTCTATAGTAGGAGAAAGTGGATGTGGAAAAAGTACTTTAGGAAGAGTTATAAATAAACTTTTAGATGTGGAGGAGGGGAAAGTTATATTTCAAGGGGAGGATATAACAAAGTATTCTCCTAAAGAGATGTTAAAGTTTAGAAAAGAAATGCAAGTTATATTTCAAGACCCCTATGGATCTCTTAATCCTAGAATGAAAATAAAGGAATTAATAGGAGAACCTCTTTTGGTTCATAGTAAACTAACCAAGGAGGAAAGGGAGAAAAAAGTTTTTGAGCTTTTGGATTTAGTAGGCCTTAGTAAAACCCATGGAGAAAGATACCCCCATGAATTTAGTGGAGGACAAAGACAAAGGGTAGGAATAGCTAGAGCAATATCAGTTAGCCCTAGTTTAATAATAGCTGATGAACCTATATCAGCTTTAGATGTAAGTATTCAAGCTCAAGTTATAAATATATTTAAGGAGTTACAGGAAAAATTTAATTTAACATATTTTTTTATATCCCATGATTTAAGTGTGGTAGAAGTTATTTCAGATAGGGTCGGAGTAATGTATTTGGGGAATTTAGTTGAAATAGGAAGTAAGGAAAGTATATATAGTAACCCACAACATCCATATACAAAGGCACTTTTATCTGCAATACCTGTTCCAGATGTGGGGAAAAAAAGAGAAAGAATTATTTTAAAGGGAGATGTACCTAGTCCTATAGATAGACCTAAGGGATGTCCTTTTTCCACAAGATGTAGTGAAGTATTTGAAAAATGTAAAAAAGAAATGCCAAAGTTAAAAAAATATTTAAAAGGAGATGGGGAACATAGAGTTGCCTGTCATTTATTAGGGGAGGAATAA
- a CDS encoding M81 family metallopeptidase — protein MKRILVGSMHHESNTFNPIVTDEKDFIIKYGEESLKFESKNNALRGIVDTLTEKGYEVVPTLSARAVPNGEVSYDLYMRLKKEFIERAIEADKIKKIDGINLALHGSMRVKNFGEAEGDLLEELRKYFKDIPIIVALDMHTSMSNKMYENGDGFVAYKCAPHTDCFETGEHSANILIEALEKDIKLIKAWLKLPILIAGEQSETSTEPMVYFINKCREFEKEEGILGVSMLMGYPWADTSEATVGLYMVGTDEERMQEIGGTFGWEIYEKRKEFKFHTETYMPEEAYEVALDAIEEEKFPIYLSDSGDNPTAGSSSDCTELLEIILNNERTKSISNPVIYGGIYDPEATLQCKGKIGEVLDLNIGAKFDKITTKPLMLRGEVKNYIEKWGTYESDLAVFTVNNVDIILGEKHVGYISPKMYEDLGLEPEKRNIIVCKLGYLTDEHKKIAKRTIMALTKGSTNEDIKNIPYKKINKIVFPLCGIDF, from the coding sequence ATGAAAAGAATATTAGTTGGATCGATGCACCATGAGTCAAATACATTTAATCCAATAGTAACTGATGAGAAGGATTTTATAATTAAATATGGGGAAGAATCACTGAAGTTTGAAAGTAAAAATAATGCTTTAAGGGGAATAGTTGATACTTTAACTGAAAAGGGTTATGAAGTTGTACCAACACTTAGTGCTAGAGCTGTTCCAAATGGGGAAGTAAGCTATGATCTTTATATGAGATTAAAAAAGGAGTTTATAGAAAGAGCAATAGAAGCAGATAAAATAAAGAAAATAGATGGAATAAATTTAGCTCTTCATGGATCAATGAGAGTTAAGAATTTTGGAGAGGCTGAAGGGGATTTACTAGAAGAATTAAGAAAATATTTTAAAGATATTCCAATTATAGTGGCTTTAGATATGCATACAAGTATGAGTAATAAAATGTATGAAAATGGAGATGGGTTTGTGGCATATAAATGTGCTCCACATACAGATTGCTTTGAAACTGGGGAACATTCAGCTAATATATTAATAGAAGCTTTGGAAAAAGATATAAAACTTATAAAGGCATGGTTAAAATTACCTATATTAATAGCTGGAGAACAAAGTGAAACATCAACGGAACCTATGGTTTACTTTATAAATAAATGTAGAGAGTTTGAAAAGGAAGAGGGAATTTTAGGGGTATCTATGCTTATGGGATATCCTTGGGCAGATACTTCAGAGGCAACAGTTGGATTATATATGGTAGGAACTGATGAAGAGAGAATGCAAGAAATAGGAGGTACATTTGGTTGGGAAATTTATGAAAAAAGAAAGGAATTTAAATTTCATACGGAAACATATATGCCAGAAGAGGCTTATGAGGTTGCCTTAGATGCCATAGAAGAAGAGAAATTCCCAATCTATCTTTCAGATTCAGGGGATAATCCCACAGCGGGGTCTTCATCTGATTGTACAGAGCTTTTAGAAATCATATTAAATAATGAGAGAACAAAATCTATTTCAAATCCAGTTATATATGGGGGGATTTATGACCCAGAGGCAACTTTACAGTGTAAGGGGAAAATAGGAGAGGTTTTAGATTTAAATATAGGAGCTAAATTTGATAAGATAACAACAAAACCTCTTATGTTAAGAGGAGAGGTTAAAAATTATATTGAAAAATGGGGAACATATGAAAGTGATTTAGCTGTTTTCACAGTTAATAATGTAGATATAATTTTAGGAGAAAAACATGTGGGGTATATAAGTCCTAAAATGTATGAAGATTTAGGATTAGAACCAGAAAAAAGAAATATTATAGTTTGTAAATTAGGATATTTAACAGATGAACATAAAAAAATTGCCAAAAGGACAATAATGGCCCTTACAAAGGGAAGTACCAATGAAGATATAAAAAATATTCCTTATAAAAAAATAAATAAAATAGTCTTTCCATTATGTGGTATTGATTTTTAG
- a CDS encoding glycosyltransferase family 2 protein encodes MEISVVIPVYNEEENIYPMVDKIEESFSGKFKEYEIIFVNDGSYDDTYEKLEKLKKINPHVKPYHLIKNSGQSAGIDLGFKKSNGDLILVMDGDMQSDPEDVFKLMEYIPNYDMVNGKRATREDGFKRKLASKIGNGFRNFITGDNIEDTGCPIKLFKRKVVKSYILFDGMHRFLPTLAKYRGFKVIEVPVKHFDRIYGQSKYKVFGRGFKAFKDVFAVRWMKHRLLKYEVEGE; translated from the coding sequence ATGGAGATATCAGTGGTTATACCAGTATATAACGAAGAAGAAAATATATATCCTATGGTAGATAAAATTGAAGAAAGTTTTTCAGGAAAATTTAAAGAGTATGAAATTATATTTGTCAATGATGGAAGTTACGATGATACATATGAAAAGTTAGAGAAATTAAAAAAAATAAATCCCCATGTTAAGCCATATCATTTAATAAAAAATAGTGGACAAAGTGCTGGAATAGATTTGGGATTTAAAAAATCAAATGGAGATCTTATTTTAGTCATGGATGGAGATATGCAAAGTGATCCTGAAGATGTATTTAAGCTTATGGAATATATACCTAATTACGATATGGTAAATGGTAAAAGAGCCACAAGGGAGGATGGATTTAAAAGAAAATTAGCTTCTAAAATAGGAAATGGATTTAGAAACTTTATAACAGGGGACAATATAGAGGATACAGGGTGTCCTATTAAGTTATTTAAGAGAAAAGTTGTTAAATCTTATATTTTATTTGATGGGATGCATAGATTTTTACCAACTTTAGCAAAGTATAGGGGATTTAAAGTAATTGAAGTTCCTGTTAAACATTTTGATAGAATTTATGGTCAATCTAAATATAAAGTTTTTGGAAGAGGATTTAAAGCATTTAAAGATGTATTTGCTGTACGTTGGATGAAACATAGACTCCTTAAATATGAAGTAGAAGGGGAATAG
- a CDS encoding lipid-A-disaccharide synthase N-terminal domain-containing protein, with protein MVNNINIFLVIGLIGQGFFSTRFIVQWIASEKAKKSIIPFSFWIFSLLGSVFLLAYAIYRRDIVFILGQGPNVLIYSRNIYLIKKKKK; from the coding sequence ATGGTAAACAATATAAATATATTTCTAGTAATAGGATTAATAGGCCAAGGATTTTTTTCCACAAGGTTTATAGTTCAGTGGATAGCTAGTGAGAAAGCTAAAAAAAGTATTATTCCATTTTCATTTTGGATTTTTAGTTTATTAGGAAGTGTATTTCTATTGGCATATGCTATTTATAGAAGGGATATTGTTTTTATTTTAGGACAAGGTCCCAATGTACTTATATATTCAAGAAATATATATTTGATTAAAAAAAAGAAAAAATAG
- a CDS encoding GDP-mannose 4,6-dehydratase has protein sequence MAIVVTGGAGFIGSHLVEELLKKGEDTIVIDNFHDYYDQDIKIKNVLESLNKVELLEKILSEKEKEQKINKLIELINKDNYSLYFSDIRDKRKIEKIFKNNKIEMVINLAGLAGVRPSLLDPLEYESVNVSGYLNILEFCRKYNVKKVIQASSSSIYGNNKKVPFEENDIVDFTISPYGASKKSSELHSYVYYKLYGIDNIQFRFFTVYGPRQRPDLAIYKFLKKILNDEPIDFYGDGNTYRDYTYVKDIVDGIVKGIKYLRSKDDIYEIINLGRSKPVSLKEMVETIEKEVNKKAIYHVMPMQPGDVDKTYGNIEKAKELLEYEPRTDFKNGIHKFVKWYLGGK, from the coding sequence ATGGCAATTGTAGTAACTGGAGGAGCAGGGTTTATAGGTTCCCATTTAGTTGAAGAGTTATTAAAAAAAGGAGAGGATACCATTGTTATTGATAATTTTCATGATTATTATGACCAAGATATAAAAATAAAAAATGTTTTAGAAAGTTTAAATAAAGTAGAACTTTTAGAAAAAATATTATCTGAAAAAGAAAAAGAACAAAAAATAAACAAATTAATAGAGCTAATAAATAAAGATAATTATTCTCTTTATTTTTCAGATATAAGAGATAAAAGAAAAATAGAGAAAATATTTAAAAATAATAAAATAGAAATGGTAATTAATTTAGCTGGATTAGCAGGAGTTAGACCATCACTATTAGATCCACTTGAATATGAAAGTGTAAATGTTTCAGGATATTTAAATATTTTAGAATTTTGTAGAAAATATAATGTGAAAAAAGTTATTCAAGCTTCATCAAGTTCAATATATGGAAATAATAAAAAAGTTCCCTTTGAAGAAAATGATATTGTAGATTTTACAATTTCTCCCTATGGAGCAAGTAAAAAATCTAGTGAGTTACATAGTTATGTATATTATAAACTTTATGGAATAGATAATATACAATTTAGATTCTTTACAGTTTATGGACCTAGACAAAGACCAGACTTGGCAATTTATAAGTTTCTTAAGAAAATTTTAAATGATGAACCTATAGATTTTTATGGAGATGGGAATACATATAGAGATTATACCTATGTAAAAGATATAGTAGATGGAATAGTTAAGGGAATAAAATATTTAAGAAGTAAAGATGATATTTATGAAATTATTAATCTAGGAAGGTCAAAGCCTGTGTCTTTGAAAGAGATGGTAGAAACAATTGAAAAAGAAGTAAATAAAAAAGCAATTTATCATGTGATGCCTATGCAACCTGGAGATGTAGATAAAACCTATGGGAATATAGAAAAGGCTAAGGAACTTTTAGAATATGAACCTAGAACAGATTTTAAAAATGGAATTCATAAATTTGTAAAATGGTATTTAGGAGGAAAATAA